One genomic segment of Vulpes vulpes isolate BD-2025 chromosome 2, VulVul3, whole genome shotgun sequence includes these proteins:
- the LOC112912718 gene encoding phytanoyl-CoA dioxygenase, peroxisomal-like produces the protein MNQCQAAARLRVVLGHLGQPSARAGVAYPTSGAVSPNSFHPPQFQYTQQNAVLSLEQRKFYEENGFLVIKNLVSDADIQRFRDQFERICRGEVKPEQMMIMRDVSIAKSEYIPSERMISKIQDFQEDKELFRYCTLPEILKYVECFTGPNIMAMHTMLINKPPDSGKKTSRHPLHQDLHYFPFRPSNKIVCAWTAMEHIDRNNGCLCVLPGTHKGSLKPHDYPNWEGGVNLMFYGIKDYDENSPRVHLLMEKGDTVFFHPLLIHGSGWNKTQGYRKAISCHFASADCHYIDVKGTSQDVTERDIVRIGHKLYGIPKDSRLKDVSRYRARLVKGRRINL, from the exons GTAGCTTACCCCACTTCGGGGGCTGTGTCTCCAAACAGCTTCCATCCTCCACAATTCCA gTATACTCAGCAGAATGCTGTTCTAAGCCTAGAACAGagaaaattttatgaagaaaatgggTTTCTTGTCATTAAAAATTTGGTGTCTGATGCTGACATTCAACGCTTTAG GGACCAGTTTGAAAGGATCTGCAGAGGGGAGGTGAAACCAGAACAAATGATGATAATGAGAGATGTGTCCATTGCAAAATCAGAATATATTCCAAGTGAAAGGATGATTTCAAAGATCCAAGACTTCCAAGAAGACAAGGAACTCTTCAGATACTGCACTCTCCCTGAG aTTCTGAAATATGTGGAGTGCTTCACTGGACCCAATATTATGGCCATGCATACAATGCTGATAAACAAACCACCAGATTCCG GCAAGAAGACATCCCGCCATCCCTTGCATCAGGATCTGCACTACTTCCCCTTCAGGCCCAGCAATAAAATTGTCTGTGCTTGGACAGCCATGGAGCACATCGACAGGAACAATGGCTGCCTGTGTGTGCTTCCAGGCACACACAAAGGCTCTCTGAAGCCACACGATTATCCAAACTGGGAG GGGGGCGTGAACTTAATGTTCTATGGGATCAAAGACTATGATGAAAACAGCCCCCGCGTGCACCTCCTGATGGAGAAGGGAGACACCGTTTTCTTTCATCCTTTGCTCATCCACGGATCTGGCTGGAACAAAACTCAAGGATACCGCAAG GCAATTTCCTGCCATTTCGCCAGTGCTGACTGCCACTACATCGATGTGAAAGGCACCAGTCAAGATGTCACTGAGAGGGATATTGTACGGATTGGACATAAATTATATGGAATTCCGAAAGACAGCAGACTGAAG GACGTGTCTAGATATCGAGCCCGGCTGGTGAAAGGAAGAAGGATCAACCTTTGA
- the LOC140597922 gene encoding phytanoyl-CoA dioxygenase, peroxisomal-like has translation MIIMRDVSIAKSEYIPSERMISKIQDFQDDKELFRYCTLPEILKYVECFTGPNIMAMHAMLINKPADSGKKTSRHPLHQDLHYFPFRPSNKIVCAWTAMEHIDRNNGCLCVFPGTHKGYLKPHNYLQWEGGVNLMFYGIRDYDENSPRVHLVMEKGDTVFFHPLLIHGSGWNKTQGYRKVCITSPCFPKSNRLEAKMSRYVKLYEICDV, from the exons atgataataaTGAGAGATGTGTCCATTGCAAAATCAGAATATATTCCAAGTGAAAGGATGATTTCAAAGATCCAAGACTTCCAAGACGACAAGGAACTCTTCAGATACTGCACTCTCCCTGAG ATTCTGAAATATGTGGAGTGCTTCACTGGACCCAATATTATGGCCATGCATGCAATGCTTATAAACAAACCTGCAGATTCTG GCAAGAAGACATCCCGCCATCCCTTGCACCAGGATCTGCACTACTTCCCCTTCAGGCCCAGCAATAAAATTGTCTGTGCTTGGACAGCCATGGAGCACATCGACAGGAACAATGGCTGTCTGTGTGTGTTCCCAGGCACACACAAAGGCTATCTGAAGCCACACAATTATCTCCAATGGGAG GGGGGCGTGAACTTAATGTTCTATGGGATCCGGGACTACGATGAAAACAGCCCCCGCGTGCACCTCGTGATGGAGAAAGGAGACACCGTTTTCTTTCATCCTTTGCTCATCCACGGATCTGGCTGGAACAAAACTCAAGGATACCGCAAGGTATGCATTACATCACCGTGCTTTCCAAAGTCGAATAGGTTAGAAGCAAAAATGTCAAGATATGTGAAACTTTATGAGATTTGTGATGTTTAA